One stretch of Streptomyces sp. MMBL 11-1 DNA includes these proteins:
- the typA gene encoding translational GTPase TypA, translated as MPTRHDIRNVAIVAHVDHGKTTLVDAMLKQAGSFAAHAAESLDDRMMDSNDLEREKGITILAKNTAVKYHPKDGGDPITINIIDTPGHADFGGEVERGLSMVDAVVLLVDASEGPLPQTRFVLRKALAAKMPVILCINKTDRPDSRIAEVVDETYDLFLDLDADEDQIEFPIVYACARDGVASLTKPEDGTVPPDSENLEPFFNTILSHVPAPEFDADAPLQAHVTNLDADNFLGRIALCRVEQGELRKGQTVTWIKRDGTMSNVRVTELMMTEALTRKPAEVAGPGDICAVAGFPDIMIGETLADPENPIALPLITVDEPAISMTIGTNTSPLVGKGGKGHKVTARQVKDRLDRELIGNVSLRVLDTERPDAWEVQGRGELALAILVEQMRREGFELTVGKPEVVTKQIDGKTHEPIERMTIDSPEEHLGAITQLMATRKGRMETMTNHGSGWVRMEWIVPSRGLIGFRTEFLTQTRGTGIAHSIFEGHEPWFGDLRTRHNGSLVADRSGSVTPFAMVNLQERGVIFTEAGTEVYEGMIVGENSRADDMDVNITKEKKLTNMRAASADTTENVVPARKLSLEQSLEFCREDECIEVTPETVRIRKVVLDAKQRGRTASRAKNG; from the coding sequence ATGCCCACGCGCCACGACATCCGTAACGTAGCCATCGTCGCCCACGTCGACCACGGCAAGACCACGCTGGTCGACGCCATGCTCAAGCAGGCCGGCTCCTTCGCCGCGCACGCTGCCGAGTCGCTCGACGACCGGATGATGGACTCGAACGACCTGGAGCGTGAGAAGGGCATCACGATCCTCGCCAAGAACACGGCGGTGAAGTATCACCCCAAGGACGGCGGGGACCCGATCACGATCAACATCATCGACACCCCCGGCCACGCCGACTTCGGTGGCGAGGTCGAGCGCGGTCTGTCGATGGTGGACGCGGTCGTGCTGCTCGTCGACGCCTCCGAGGGCCCCCTGCCCCAGACCCGCTTCGTGCTGCGCAAGGCGCTCGCCGCGAAGATGCCGGTCATCCTGTGCATCAACAAGACGGACCGTCCCGACTCCCGGATCGCCGAGGTCGTCGACGAGACGTACGACCTGTTCCTGGACCTGGACGCGGACGAGGACCAGATCGAGTTCCCGATCGTCTACGCCTGCGCCCGTGACGGCGTCGCCTCGCTGACCAAGCCCGAGGACGGCACCGTCCCGCCGGACAGCGAGAACCTGGAGCCGTTCTTCAACACGATCCTGTCGCACGTCCCGGCCCCGGAGTTCGACGCGGACGCGCCGCTCCAGGCCCACGTCACCAACCTGGACGCCGACAACTTCCTCGGCCGTATCGCGCTCTGCCGCGTCGAGCAGGGCGAGCTGCGCAAGGGCCAGACGGTCACCTGGATCAAGCGCGACGGCACCATGTCCAACGTCCGCGTCACCGAGCTGATGATGACCGAGGCGCTCACCCGCAAGCCGGCCGAGGTGGCGGGCCCGGGCGACATCTGCGCCGTCGCCGGATTCCCGGACATCATGATCGGCGAGACCCTGGCCGACCCCGAGAACCCGATCGCGCTCCCGCTGATCACGGTCGACGAGCCGGCCATCTCGATGACCATCGGCACCAACACCTCGCCGCTCGTCGGCAAGGGCGGCAAGGGCCACAAGGTCACCGCCCGCCAGGTGAAGGACCGCCTCGACCGCGAGCTGATCGGTAACGTCTCGCTCCGCGTCCTGGACACCGAGCGCCCCGACGCCTGGGAGGTCCAGGGCCGCGGTGAGCTCGCGCTCGCCATCCTGGTCGAGCAGATGCGCCGCGAGGGCTTCGAGCTGACCGTCGGCAAGCCCGAGGTCGTCACCAAGCAGATCGACGGCAAGACCCACGAGCCGATCGAGCGCATGACGATCGATTCCCCCGAGGAGCACCTCGGCGCCATCACGCAGCTCATGGCGACCCGCAAGGGCCGTATGGAGACCATGACGAACCACGGTTCGGGCTGGGTCCGCATGGAGTGGATCGTTCCCTCCCGCGGCCTCATCGGCTTCCGTACGGAGTTCCTGACGCAGACCCGCGGCACCGGCATCGCGCACTCGATCTTCGAGGGCCACGAGCCGTGGTTCGGCGACCTGCGCACCCGTCACAACGGCTCGCTGGTGGCCGACCGTTCGGGCTCCGTCACGCCGTTCGCGATGGTCAACCTCCAGGAGCGCGGTGTCATCTTCACCGAGGCCGGCACCGAGGTCTACGAGGGCATGATCGTCGGCGAGAACTCCCGCGCCGACGACATGGACGTGAACATCACCAAGGAGAAGAAGCTCACCAACATGCGTGCGGCCTCCGCGGACACCACGGAGAACGTGGTCCCGGCCCGCAAGCTGTCGCTGGAGCAGTCCCTGGAGTTCTGCCGCGAGGACGAGTGCATCGAGGTGACCCCGGAGACCGTGCGTATCCGCAAGGTCGTCCTGGACGCCAAGCAGCGTGGCCGCACGGCCTCGCGCGCCAAGAACGGCTGA
- a CDS encoding sugar ABC transporter substrate-binding protein, which yields MSRIARTAPAGIALALAVTLSACGSSGGDVAADEKQTLTVWAMGAEGEKLADVAEVYEKANPNITVKVTPIGWDVAHQKLVSAAAAGTLPDVAQMGGSYLGEFAELGVLEPVDTEVFDKKDFFPAGWEQGEVDGTAYGVPWYVDTRVLYYRTDLAEKAGVTKAPADWKGLKDLAGAYQEKAGTKWGLSIQPSGLDTVQNFYSFLYSAGGEIVNDKGEAVIDSPEAVKALKEYGSYFDEGLSNKSVQPGYDVVKDFGNGRVPMFFGGPWHVTLLDEGQPQIKGKWAIANVPADASSTSMAGGSSLVVSKDSEHKAAATEFITYLTDTEGQADWYERTKDLPANTSAWESGALADDADLQIFKKQMDTAKSSPSLANWTEITDKVDQAIAKVTQGKASAEDALKTAQSEIEGLVKQ from the coding sequence ATGTCCCGCATCGCCAGAACCGCCCCCGCCGGCATAGCGCTCGCGCTCGCCGTGACCCTTTCCGCCTGCGGCTCCTCCGGCGGCGACGTCGCGGCGGACGAGAAGCAGACCCTCACCGTGTGGGCCATGGGGGCCGAGGGCGAGAAGCTCGCCGACGTGGCCGAGGTCTACGAGAAGGCCAACCCGAACATCACGGTGAAGGTGACCCCGATCGGCTGGGACGTCGCCCACCAGAAGCTTGTCTCGGCAGCGGCGGCCGGCACCCTGCCCGACGTTGCGCAGATGGGCGGCAGCTACCTGGGCGAGTTCGCCGAGCTCGGCGTGCTGGAGCCGGTGGACACCGAGGTCTTCGACAAGAAGGACTTCTTCCCGGCGGGCTGGGAGCAGGGCGAGGTGGACGGCACCGCCTACGGCGTGCCGTGGTACGTCGACACCCGGGTCCTCTACTACCGCACGGACCTGGCCGAGAAGGCGGGCGTGACGAAGGCCCCGGCCGACTGGAAGGGCCTGAAGGACCTGGCAGGCGCATACCAGGAGAAGGCCGGCACGAAGTGGGGGTTGTCCATCCAGCCCAGCGGCCTGGACACCGTGCAGAACTTCTACTCCTTCCTGTACTCGGCGGGCGGTGAGATCGTCAACGACAAGGGCGAGGCCGTCATCGACAGCCCGGAGGCCGTCAAGGCGCTCAAGGAGTACGGCTCGTACTTCGACGAGGGCCTCTCCAACAAGTCCGTGCAGCCCGGCTACGACGTGGTGAAGGACTTCGGCAACGGCCGGGTCCCGATGTTCTTCGGCGGCCCCTGGCACGTGACGCTCCTCGACGAGGGCCAGCCGCAGATCAAGGGCAAGTGGGCCATCGCCAACGTTCCGGCGGACGCCTCCTCCACCTCCATGGCCGGCGGTTCCTCCCTCGTCGTCTCCAAGGACAGCGAACACAAGGCCGCGGCCACCGAGTTCATCACGTACCTGACCGACACGGAGGGCCAGGCCGACTGGTACGAGCGGACGAAGGACCTGCCCGCCAACACCTCCGCCTGGGAGTCCGGGGCGCTCGCCGACGACGCCGACCTGCAGATCTTCAAGAAGCAGATGGACACCGCCAAGTCCTCGCCGTCCCTGGCCAACTGGACCGAGATCACCGACAAGGTGGACCAGGCCATCGCCAAGGTGACGCAGGGCAAGGCTTCCGCCGAGGACGCGCTGAAGACCGCGCAGTCCGAGATCGAAGGTCTCGTGAAGCAGTAG
- a CDS encoding acetylxylan esterase has product MASSAAFSHDFPFDPAYGYDAPDALLGIPAPPAPDGFDAFWRGRYARARAVDTRPAVGPVEEERDGLRIHGVTYTSVGGLRLGGWLALPAEGPVRYGFVVGHGYGGRQGPGRDLPAPLPGAAVILPCVRGMGERSRVDAIPDLADAHVLHGIGSRDTYVIGDCAADLWCAASALTALVPELAGAGLPGGPRLGYLGESFGGGLGALALPWDDRFGAAQLTVPTFGNHPLRLTLPCAGSGEAVRAHHREHPEVTDVLGYFDAATAATRLTLPTLVAAALFDPSVPPPGQFAVHNALAGERELQVLTAGHFAYRGMVAEAAELDANRTRFFGERLAAVG; this is encoded by the coding sequence ATGGCCTCATCCGCCGCCTTCTCCCACGACTTCCCGTTCGATCCGGCCTACGGGTACGACGCGCCGGACGCCCTGCTGGGCATCCCCGCCCCGCCCGCCCCGGACGGCTTCGACGCCTTCTGGCGGGGCCGGTACGCGCGAGCCCGCGCCGTCGACACGCGACCGGCCGTCGGTCCGGTCGAGGAGGAGCGCGACGGCCTCCGGATCCACGGCGTGACCTACACCTCCGTGGGCGGCCTCCGGCTCGGTGGCTGGCTCGCCCTGCCCGCCGAGGGGCCCGTCCGGTACGGATTCGTCGTCGGGCACGGCTACGGCGGCCGCCAGGGGCCCGGCCGCGACCTTCCGGCGCCGCTGCCCGGGGCCGCCGTGATCCTGCCGTGCGTACGGGGCATGGGGGAGCGGAGCCGGGTCGACGCCATCCCGGATCTGGCCGACGCGCACGTCCTGCACGGCATCGGCTCCCGCGACACGTACGTCATCGGCGACTGCGCGGCCGACCTGTGGTGCGCCGCCTCCGCCCTCACGGCGCTCGTCCCGGAGCTGGCGGGGGCCGGCCTCCCGGGCGGACCCCGCCTCGGCTATCTGGGCGAGAGCTTCGGCGGCGGGCTCGGGGCCCTCGCGCTGCCCTGGGACGACCGCTTCGGCGCGGCCCAGCTCACGGTCCCCACCTTCGGCAACCACCCGCTGCGGCTGACCCTGCCCTGCGCGGGCAGCGGCGAGGCGGTCCGGGCGCACCACCGCGAGCACCCCGAGGTCACCGATGTCCTCGGCTACTTCGACGCGGCGACGGCGGCGACCCGGCTGACGCTGCCCACCCTGGTCGCGGCCGCACTGTTCGACCCGTCCGTGCCGCCGCCGGGGCAGTTCGCCGTGCACAACGCGCTGGCCGGCGAGCGCGAGCTCCAGGTGCTGACGGCGGGGCACTTCGCGTACCGGGGCATGGTGGCCGAGGCGGCGGAGCTGGACGCGAACCGGACGCGGTTCTTCGGGGAGCGGCTGGCGGCGGTGGGCTGA
- a CDS encoding LacI family DNA-binding transcriptional regulator has product MSAPTVYDVAERSGVSIATVSRVYRNPDSVRAQTREKVMEAARELGYVPSGSARGLASRTTGVLGLCFPDFADQDAEAAAAASDADDDQAVMLYSDQVIRGMERAARRHGYALLIAAALDGGPESLVAKVAGRVDGFAVLARTVPTEDLEVISRRLPVVMLSGPREIDHLDHIVVANAEGERELTRHLIEDHGLRRLAFIGSEENSPDAEARFRGFQEGCRDAGLPVPSRPELRAGMMTQAEGARAAGTLLDRSEGTGVERPEAMLFANDQMAVGALQALERRGVRVPEDIAVTGFDGIPLSRIVRPPLTTVRQPIRLLGEQAVELLVQRLADPGRAPVSLELPVSVTRRASCGCG; this is encoded by the coding sequence GTGAGCGCCCCCACGGTGTACGACGTCGCCGAGCGGTCGGGCGTCTCCATTGCCACGGTCTCCCGGGTCTACCGGAACCCCGATTCCGTACGCGCCCAGACCCGCGAGAAGGTCATGGAGGCGGCCCGCGAGCTGGGGTACGTGCCGTCCGGCAGCGCCCGGGGCCTGGCCAGCCGGACGACCGGCGTACTCGGGCTGTGCTTCCCCGACTTCGCGGACCAGGACGCCGAGGCCGCCGCCGCCGCGAGCGACGCGGACGACGACCAGGCCGTGATGCTCTACTCCGACCAGGTCATCCGGGGCATGGAGCGTGCGGCCCGGCGGCACGGCTACGCCCTGCTGATCGCCGCCGCGCTGGACGGCGGGCCGGAGAGCCTGGTGGCGAAGGTCGCGGGGCGGGTCGACGGGTTCGCCGTACTGGCGCGCACCGTTCCGACCGAGGACCTGGAGGTGATATCGCGCCGGCTGCCCGTGGTGATGCTCTCCGGACCGCGCGAGATCGACCACCTGGACCACATCGTGGTGGCCAACGCCGAGGGCGAACGGGAACTGACCCGCCACCTCATCGAGGACCACGGGCTGCGCAGGCTGGCGTTCATCGGCAGCGAGGAGAACTCCCCGGACGCCGAGGCCCGGTTCCGGGGCTTCCAGGAGGGGTGCCGGGACGCGGGCCTGCCGGTGCCCTCCCGGCCGGAGCTGCGCGCCGGGATGATGACGCAGGCCGAGGGCGCGCGGGCGGCGGGCACCCTGCTGGACCGGTCGGAGGGTACGGGGGTGGAGCGGCCGGAGGCGATGCTGTTCGCCAACGACCAGATGGCGGTCGGCGCGCTCCAGGCGCTGGAGCGGCGCGGGGTGCGGGTGCCCGAGGACATCGCCGTGACCGGCTTCGACGGGATCCCGCTGAGCCGGATCGTCCGCCCGCCCCTGACGACCGTCCGGCAGCCGATCCGGCTGCTGGGCGAGCAGGCGGTGGAGCTCCTGGTCCAGCGCCTGGCGGACCCGGGCCGCGCCCCGGTCTCGCTGGAGCTGCCGGTCTCCGTGACCCGCCGCGCGAGCTGCGGCTGCGGCTGA
- a CDS encoding ABC transporter family substrate-binding protein, whose product MSHVGVPRGTVRKRRSLALLTTGVLTVPVLAGCSSGGEETFRSAPQDIAPAARHAVADGSTVNWAVDALPATFNAFQADADSATTRIAGALLPTLFPMDRTGQPKLNPDYLESAKIIEREPQQVVLYKLNQQAVWSDGREIGAPDFVAQWRALRGKDSAFWTARNAGYERIEKIERGADDLQVRVTFSKPYADWRSLFSPLYPKEITGSPDAFNDGARTTLKNTAGPFVLRGVSKSKGTVTLARNPRWWGDKAKLDTLVFRAVATEDRTQALANGTVDVADIDAATADRIALARRDRGAHGQPLAHGPGSGTSPAAALRSWALAHGSDEKAAEIAQAAREKNRKAVIAYTAEQKALRDFEVRKSLEPAYTQLALNGESGPLADDRVRRAVARALDREELARTVLGPLGLPAEPLGSHLALAGQPGYQDGSGALGEQDTEEAQALLADAGWTRGGAAQPPKDTKAGSEAEKESGKTDKADETDRGDKADKGDAGGAKSEAEKKTAEGAKDDKDAKSEKAGQGTGKKAEDPATAGKKADQASEDAERTSEDSAASRDEGLYIVGEDNKPGAPAAARPPSTGGASAVHVLAPARTAAVQGAALLRQAGALGEDGAVAAQDKQPGGAAGAYAPVGTAAPAPAAAKGQLGKDGKALTLRFVLPSGPGSQSLRSVGDRIAVMLEKIGIGTEIIKVPDESYFKDHVASGVYDLALYSWPGTAYPATDGRPIYAKPEPATDGSLLVEQNYTRVGTDHIDQLFDQAAAELDEKAARELMKQADARIWAAAGSIPLFQRPQLVAVDKKLVNVGAFGFAAPRYQDIGFKNRQAAGSPADRKK is encoded by the coding sequence ATGTCCCACGTCGGCGTCCCGCGCGGGACGGTTCGAAAGCGCCGATCGCTCGCGCTCCTCACGACGGGGGTCCTCACGGTCCCGGTGCTGGCGGGCTGCAGCTCAGGCGGCGAGGAGACCTTCCGGAGCGCGCCCCAGGACATCGCCCCCGCCGCCCGCCACGCGGTCGCCGACGGTTCGACGGTGAACTGGGCGGTCGACGCGCTGCCGGCCACCTTCAACGCCTTCCAGGCGGACGCGGACAGCGCCACCACCCGGATCGCCGGGGCCCTGCTCCCGACGCTCTTCCCGATGGACAGGACAGGGCAGCCGAAGCTCAACCCGGACTACCTGGAGTCCGCGAAGATCATCGAGCGCGAGCCGCAGCAGGTAGTGCTCTACAAACTCAACCAGCAGGCGGTGTGGAGCGACGGGAGGGAGATCGGGGCCCCCGACTTCGTCGCCCAGTGGCGGGCGCTCAGGGGCAAGGACTCCGCGTTCTGGACCGCCCGCAACGCCGGTTACGAGCGGATCGAGAAGATCGAGCGGGGCGCGGACGACCTCCAGGTGCGGGTCACGTTCTCCAAGCCGTACGCGGACTGGCGCTCGCTGTTCTCGCCGCTCTACCCGAAGGAGATCACCGGCTCGCCGGACGCCTTCAACGACGGCGCGCGCACCACCCTGAAGAACACCGCCGGGCCCTTCGTCCTGCGCGGCGTCAGCAAGTCGAAGGGCACCGTCACGCTGGCCCGCAACCCGCGCTGGTGGGGCGACAAGGCCAAACTGGACACGCTCGTCTTCCGGGCGGTCGCCACCGAGGACCGCACCCAGGCCCTCGCGAACGGCACGGTGGACGTCGCCGACATCGACGCGGCCACCGCCGACCGCATCGCGCTCGCCCGCCGCGACCGGGGCGCCCATGGCCAGCCGCTCGCCCACGGCCCGGGCTCCGGGACCTCGCCCGCCGCGGCCCTGCGCTCCTGGGCCCTGGCGCACGGCTCCGACGAGAAGGCCGCGGAGATCGCGCAGGCCGCCCGGGAGAAGAACCGCAAGGCCGTCATCGCGTACACCGCGGAGCAGAAGGCCCTGCGCGACTTCGAGGTCCGCAAGTCCCTGGAACCCGCCTACACGCAGCTCGCGCTGAACGGCGAGTCCGGCCCCCTCGCCGACGACCGGGTCCGGCGGGCGGTGGCCCGCGCCCTGGACCGCGAGGAGCTGGCCCGCACGGTGCTGGGGCCGCTGGGCCTCCCCGCGGAGCCGCTCGGCAGCCACCTCGCCCTCGCGGGGCAGCCCGGCTACCAGGACGGCAGCGGGGCGCTCGGCGAACAGGACACCGAGGAGGCCCAGGCCCTGCTGGCGGACGCCGGGTGGACGCGGGGCGGCGCGGCGCAGCCGCCCAAGGACACCAAGGCGGGCAGCGAGGCGGAGAAGGAGAGCGGCAAGACCGACAAGGCCGATGAAACCGATAGGGGTGACAAGGCCGACAAGGGCGACGCCGGGGGCGCGAAGAGCGAAGCGGAGAAGAAGACCGCCGAGGGCGCGAAGGACGACAAGGACGCGAAGAGCGAGAAGGCCGGGCAGGGCACCGGGAAGAAGGCCGAGGACCCCGCGACGGCGGGCAAGAAGGCCGACCAGGCCTCCGAGGACGCCGAACGGACCTCCGAGGACAGCGCCGCCTCCCGCGACGAGGGCCTCTACATCGTCGGCGAGGACAACAAGCCCGGCGCCCCCGCCGCCGCGCGGCCCCCCTCCACCGGCGGCGCCTCCGCCGTCCACGTCCTCGCTCCCGCCCGGACGGCCGCCGTCCAGGGCGCGGCCCTGCTCCGCCAGGCCGGCGCCCTCGGTGAGGACGGCGCCGTCGCCGCCCAGGACAAGCAGCCCGGGGGAGCCGCCGGAGCGTACGCCCCCGTCGGCACCGCCGCTCCGGCGCCCGCCGCGGCCAAGGGGCAGCTCGGCAAGGACGGCAAGGCGCTGACCCTGCGCTTCGTGCTCCCCTCCGGGCCCGGCTCCCAGTCGCTGCGCAGCGTCGGCGACAGGATCGCGGTGATGCTGGAGAAGATCGGCATCGGCACGGAGATCATCAAGGTCCCCGACGAGAGCTACTTCAAGGACCACGTGGCCTCGGGCGTGTACGACCTGGCGCTCTACTCCTGGCCCGGCACCGCCTACCCGGCCACCGACGGACGCCCGATCTACGCCAAGCCGGAGCCCGCCACCGACGGATCGCTCCTCGTCGAGCAGAATTACACCCGGGTCGGCACCGACCACATCGACCAGCTCTTCGACCAGGCCGCCGCCGAACTCGACGAGAAGGCCGCGCGGGAGCTGATGAAGCAGGCGGACGCCCGGATCTGGGCCGCCGCCGGATCGATTCCGCTCTTCCAGCGCCCGCAGCTGGTCGCGGTCGACAAGAAGCTCGTGAACGTCGGGGCGTTCGGCTTCGCGGCCCCCCGGTACCAGGACATCGGGTTCAAGAACCGGCAAGCGGCGGGTTCCCCCGCAGACCGCAAGAAGTAG
- a CDS encoding ABC transporter permease, which yields MGRYVARRLLQMIPVFLGSTLLVFLMMYALPGDPVRALAGEQHADPAQIASMKADLGLDQPIWQQYLNYLGNLFQGDLGTTIGTQRPVADVIADAYPITVRLAIFAFVFTVVAGISLGIIAGLKAESLRDRGLLGLTLVLISMPSFVLGFLVQYFFAFQLGIAKPNVSLEPTNSELLMPAVVLASLSLAYVARLTRTSVAENIRADYMRTAVAKGLPRRRVIGVHLMRNSLIPVVTFLGTDIGALMGGAIVTEGIFNIKGVGSLVFEALSKREGATVVGVVTLLVVVYLVASLLVDLLYAVLDPRIRYA from the coding sequence ATGGGGCGCTATGTCGCACGACGACTGCTCCAGATGATCCCGGTCTTCCTCGGGTCGACCCTGCTGGTCTTCCTGATGATGTACGCACTGCCCGGCGACCCCGTCAGAGCGCTTGCCGGTGAACAGCACGCAGACCCGGCACAGATCGCGTCGATGAAGGCGGATCTGGGCCTGGACCAGCCGATCTGGCAGCAGTATTTGAACTATCTCGGCAATCTCTTCCAGGGGGACCTCGGCACCACGATCGGAACGCAGCGTCCGGTCGCCGACGTCATCGCCGATGCCTACCCGATCACCGTCAGACTGGCGATCTTCGCCTTCGTCTTCACGGTCGTCGCCGGGATCTCGCTCGGCATCATCGCGGGTCTGAAGGCCGAGTCCCTCCGGGACCGAGGCCTGCTCGGACTGACCCTGGTGCTGATCTCCATGCCGTCCTTCGTGCTGGGCTTCCTCGTCCAGTATTTCTTCGCGTTCCAGCTGGGCATCGCCAAGCCGAACGTGAGTCTCGAACCGACGAACAGCGAGTTGCTCATGCCGGCCGTGGTGCTGGCGTCCCTGTCACTCGCCTACGTGGCCCGCCTCACCCGTACCTCGGTCGCGGAGAACATCCGCGCCGACTACATGCGTACGGCCGTCGCCAAGGGCCTGCCGCGCCGCCGCGTCATCGGCGTCCACCTGATGCGCAACTCGCTCATCCCGGTCGTCACCTTCCTCGGCACCGACATCGGCGCCCTGATGGGCGGCGCGATCGTGACCGAGGGCATCTTCAACATCAAGGGCGTCGGATCGCTCGTCTTCGAGGCCCTCAGCAAGCGTGAGGGCGCCACCGTCGTCGGCGTCGTGACGCTGCTCGTGGTCGTTTATCTCGTCGCCAGCCTGCTCGTCGACCTGCTCTACGCGGTCCTGGACCCGAGGATCCGGTATGCCTGA
- a CDS encoding peptide ABC transporter substrate-binding protein, whose product MRGAKSAKWVAGAAVIALAATACGGSDSSDEGKKNTSGQPAGYVSIDVGEPQKPLMPADTNETNGSYVIQSLFTQLLDFDDKGEIVLTNAESVETEDSKTWTVKLKAGWKFHNGEAVTAQSYIDAWNWYANVENKQQNAFWFSDIKGYEDVHPEKGAPKGKEMSGLKAVDDTTFTIELAEKVPYFNYKLGYATFAPLPKVFYDDPKAFGKKPIGNGPYTFEKWTHKKLIQVKAWDEYQGPNKAANKGIQFKNYSTVEAAYTDLVSGNLDMIRQVGPRDLPKYKTDLGDGAIDQPYAAIQTLVPAFYSKSFKDIDPKVLQGLSMAIDRDTITKTVLNGTRIPATSFTPPQVKGNQTLKSDILKFNPAKAKELIKEGGGVPENKISIQYNADGGHKEWVTAVCESIRNATGVECVGDAKPDFPTDLEARDNNEVKGFYRGGWVADYPVNVNFLKELYHSKAESNNGRFADKEIDELMAKGDKADSLEASVAAYQEVENALVEKMPAIPLWYYAINGGHGKNVDNVKVDFHGDLELTGVTTK is encoded by the coding sequence ATGCGCGGTGCCAAGAGCGCCAAGTGGGTCGCGGGAGCGGCCGTCATCGCCCTGGCCGCGACTGCCTGTGGCGGAAGCGACAGCAGCGACGAAGGCAAGAAGAACACGTCGGGCCAGCCCGCCGGTTACGTCTCGATCGACGTCGGTGAGCCTCAGAAGCCTCTGATGCCGGCCGACACGAACGAGACCAACGGCTCCTACGTCATCCAGTCGCTGTTCACCCAGCTGCTGGACTTCGACGACAAGGGCGAGATCGTTCTCACGAACGCCGAGTCCGTCGAGACCGAGGACTCCAAGACGTGGACCGTCAAGCTCAAGGCCGGCTGGAAGTTCCACAACGGTGAGGCCGTGACCGCGCAGTCGTACATCGACGCGTGGAACTGGTACGCCAACGTCGAGAACAAGCAGCAGAACGCGTTCTGGTTCTCCGACATCAAGGGCTACGAGGACGTCCACCCCGAGAAGGGTGCGCCCAAGGGCAAGGAGATGTCCGGCCTGAAGGCCGTGGACGACACCACGTTCACGATCGAGCTGGCGGAGAAGGTTCCGTACTTCAACTACAAGCTCGGCTACGCGACGTTCGCGCCGCTGCCCAAGGTCTTCTACGACGACCCGAAGGCGTTCGGCAAGAAGCCGATCGGCAACGGCCCGTACACGTTCGAGAAGTGGACCCACAAGAAGCTCATCCAGGTCAAGGCCTGGGACGAGTACCAGGGCCCGAACAAGGCTGCCAACAAGGGCATCCAGTTCAAGAACTACTCGACCGTCGAGGCCGCGTACACCGACCTCGTCTCCGGCAACCTGGACATGATCCGTCAGGTCGGCCCGCGTGACCTCCCGAAGTACAAGACGGACCTCGGTGACGGCGCGATCGACCAGCCGTACGCGGCGATCCAGACGCTGGTCCCGGCGTTCTACTCGAAGTCGTTCAAGGACATCGACCCCAAGGTCCTCCAGGGTCTGTCCATGGCGATCGACCGTGACACCATCACGAAGACCGTCCTGAACGGCACCCGCATCCCGGCGACGAGCTTCACGCCCCCGCAGGTCAAGGGCAACCAGACGCTCAAGTCGGACATCCTGAAGTTCAACCCGGCCAAGGCCAAGGAGCTCATCAAGGAGGGCGGCGGTGTTCCGGAGAACAAGATCTCGATCCAGTACAACGCCGACGGTGGGCACAAGGAGTGGGTGACCGCTGTCTGCGAGTCCATCCGCAACGCCACCGGGGTCGAGTGCGTGGGCGACGCCAAGCCGGACTTCCCGACCGACCTCGAAGCGCGTGACAACAACGAGGTCAAGGGCTTCTACCGCGGTGGCTGGGTGGCCGACTACCCCGTCAACGTGAACTTCCTCAAGGAGCTCTACCACTCCAAGGCTGAGTCGAACAACGGTCGGTTCGCCGACAAGGAGATCGACGAGCTGATGGCGAAGGGTGACAAGGCCGACTCGCTCGAGGCCTCCGTCGCCGCCTACCAGGAGGTCGAGAACGCCCTGGTGGAGAAGATGCCGGCCATCCCGCTCTGGTACTACGCCATCAACGGCGGCCACGGCAAGAACGTCGACAACGTCAAGGTCGACTTCCACGGTGACCTCGAACTGACCGGCGTCACCACCAAGTAA